From Salvia splendens isolate huo1 chromosome 3, SspV2, whole genome shotgun sequence, a single genomic window includes:
- the LOC121795599 gene encoding uncharacterized protein LOC121795599 translates to MERGGRISDYRSRLEKTLTSPELMKEEMVHVLVKNQILQTMDSQSGEYTDCAIERRSNEVFKFLCELRSASTNDSNSKWKVKQDTEELRVMYREGPEGTPFHTLLAEGYVDGPVDVCLCISSDADLYKKWWPQITVPTFKVAASHRVQRVIDGEQTAIVRMKLSWPMSGREVIVHYFTFEYFKDGLVVVILNSISDSETIDRSTHGFTRDGMPDVEGAVRMDLYGGFALKKITADRSFFRTIANLDMKLDFVPPAFINFVARQLVGSGFKLYKKQVASAKGSVEVQEALKDPLYVRVREALYKEDASPASPILESAHSNLEQQNSESFQDNNSTKEDNTFDERTMDPNAMGTDARDNKVLNEIEEFKGKSSELLDSLSEESTVVVRTDLMEVSKTKDPNKVLNEIKEFEERGVELHNKVAEEITVEVRTDTMEVSATEVEQGHEITEHFTCNVQTKVNISPEVQRALGTLEKAISIFREYNSSPVHVLNNGDMLSSENDAATESISWEADEIRKRNLACVESSNQRSAQVAVQTARSSSDNHNSRRFNSSTKETNQSKIAPDEDGMRLSHNRRNVSIESESAKGDNLVSTEANRMKGGKNKKSRFCCLNFGS, encoded by the exons ATGGAAAGGGGAGGCCGTATCTCGGATTACAGAAGCCGGTTGGAGAAGACACTGACATCACCTGAACTTATGAAAGAAGAAATGGTTCATGTCCTTGTGAAGAATCAAATTTTACAGACGATGGATTCTCAGTCAGGAG AATACACTGACTGTGCGATTGAAAGGAGAAGCAACGAAGTGTTTAAGTTCCTCTGTGAGCTAAGGAGTGCTTCCACAAACGATTCAAACAGCAAATGGAAA GTAAAACAAGACACTGAGGAATTACGAGTTATGTATCGAGAAGGACCAGAGGGAACCCCCTTCCATACACTACTTGCTGAGGGCTATGTGGATGGGCCAGTTGATGTTT GTCTATGCATTTCGTCAGATGCTGACCTTTACAAAAAATg GTGGCCTCAAATCACAGTTCCTACTTTCAAAGTTGCTGCATCCCATCGTGTCCAGAGAGTTATAGATGGCGAGCAGACAGCAATAGTGAG GATGAAGCTTTCATGGCCAATGTCAGGCAGAGAAGTTATAGTACATTATTTTACATTTGAGTACTTCAAAGACGGCCTTGTCGTGGTGATTCTTAACTCG ATCTCTGACTCGGAGACCATCGACAGAAGCACCCATGGTTTCACCAGAGATGGGATGCCAGATGTAGAGGGTGCCGTGAGAATGGATCTCTACGGAGGTTTTGCTCTTAAAAAAATCACTGCTGATAGAAGCTTCTTTAG AACGATAGCGAATCTTGATATGAAGCTCGACTTTGTCCCTCCTGCATTCATCAATTTTGTCGCCAGGCAGCTCGTAGGCAGCGGTTTTAAGCTCtataaaaag CAAGTTGCTTCTGCGAAAGGCAGCGTAGAAGTTCAGGAGGCTTTGAAAGATCCGCTCTATGTTCGTGTACGTGAGGCTCTCTATAAAGAAGACGCGTCTCCTGCTTCGCCTATCTTGGAGAGCGCACACTCCAATCTTGAACAACAAAACAGTGAATCATTCCAAGACAACAACTCTACTAAGGAAGATAACACTTTTGATGAACGCACCATGGATCCCAATGCCATGGGTACAGACGCAAGAGACAACAAAGTTCTCAATGAAATCGAGGAGTTCAAGGGAAAAAGCTCGGAACTGCTTGATAGTTTATCTGAGGAGAGCACAGTAGTGGTTAGGACTGACTTGATGGAAGTTAGCAAGACTAAGGATCCCAACAAAGTTCTCAATGAAATCAAAGAGTTTGAGGAGAGAGGAGTAGAACTGCATAATAAAGTAGCCGAGGAGATCACGGTAGAGGTTAGGACAGACACAATGGAAGTTAGCGCGACTGAGGTGGAACAAGGCCATGAAATAACGGAACATTTTACATGTAATGTACAAACTAAGGTTAACATCAGCCCTGAGGTTCAAAGAGCTTTAGGAACACTGGAAAAGGCCATTTCCATATTCCGGGAGTACAACAGTAGCCCTGTTCATGTCCTCAACAATGGAGATATGCTGAGCTCGGAGAATGATGCTGCGACAGAATCTATTTCGTGGGAAGCTGACGAAATAAGGAAAAGGAATCTAGCTTGCGTCGAATCATCAAACCAAAGATCAGCACAAGTAGCTGTCCAAACTGCCAGAAGCAGCTCTGACAACCATAATTCAAG GCGGTTCAACTCCAGCACGAAGGAAACAAACCAGAGCAAGATTGCACCGGATGAGGATGGCATGAGGCTGTCTCACAATCGGAGAAACGTGTCAATAGAATCCGAGAGTGCAAAAGGAGATAATCTGGTGAGTACAGAAGCAAACAGAATGAAAGGAGGGAAGAATAAGAAGTCGAGGTTTTGTTGCTTAAATTTCGGTTCTTGA
- the LOC121795600 gene encoding iron-sulfur cluster co-chaperone protein HscB homolog has product MWMKKFLRISAIVSRAINSTHLTSSVSIATLHDSAIFSSPLSSLSLSSLQPRSSPNLASILSRENAIFFVKDKSPFSSLSEDAKLFCWNCATKADDATSFLFCQACRSVQPLNQSIDYFQIFGLGRRYSIEDGELEKKYKDWQKKLHPDLVHSKTQREREYAAEQSARVIDAYRTLADPLSRAIYIMKLEGVPVDEEERITDTELLAEIMELREAVDEAEDAQTLNQIQAQLQEKLRDWSRSFEDAYLRKNFEDGMASIRRMTYYKRANEEIEKKL; this is encoded by the exons ATGTGGATGAAGAAGTTTCTCCGAATCTCAGCAATTGTTTCTCGTGCAATCAATTCCACACATTTAACCTCTTCTGTTTCCATCGCTACTCTTCATGATTCTGCCATTTTCAGCTCTCCTCTCTCCTCCCTATCTCTCAGCAGCCTCCAACCAAGATCGTCGCCAAACCTAGCCAGTATCCTTTCCAGAGAAAATGCCATTTTCTTTGTAAAAGATAAGAGCCCTTTCTCCTCGCTCTCAGAGGACGCCAAACTTTTCTGCTGGAACTGCGCCACCAAGGCCGACGATGCGACCTCGTTCCTCTTCTGCCAGGCCTGTCGCAGCGTCCAACCGCTCAATCAATCCATCGATTATTTCCAAATTTTCGGCCT AGGAAGGAGATACAGTATTGAGGATGGGGAATTAGAGAAGAAATACAAAGATTGGCAAAAGAAACTTCATCCGGATTTGGTTCATTCTAAAACGCAG AGGGAGAGGGAGTATGCGGCTGAGCAGTCTGCTCGGGTTATAGATGCGTATCGCACGCTTGCTGATCCATTGTCGAGGGCAATCTACATC ATGAAGTTGGAAGGTGTGCCAGTTGACGAAGAAGAAAGGATCACTGATACAGAGCTACTTGCAGAG ATCATGGAATTAAGGGAGGCTGTTGATGAAGCAGAAGATGCTCAGACATTAAATCAAATACAGGCTCAG TTGCAAGAAAAATTGAGAGATTGGTCCAGGTCATTTGAAGATGCATATTTGAGGAAAAACTTTGAAGATGGTATGGCTTCAATTCGCAGAATGACTTACTACAAACGTGCCAATGAAGAAATTGAGAAGAAACTTTAA